From Gemmatimonadota bacterium, the proteins below share one genomic window:
- a CDS encoding YjhG/YagF family D-xylonate dehydratase — MKPPSLLSFEAVVGHSDPDIYDIRSSAPGPEGSLPLTDDMLRESPSGDLFALSQNVGMGWSPNALNRRQYLILSTQGGIRASDGTPVALGYHTGHWEVGLLMQAAAEELTALGGIPFGGYCTDPCDGRTQGTPGMMDSLPYRNDAAIVFRRLIRSLPTRRGVIGVATCDKGLPAMMIALAATHDLPCVLVPGGVTLPAEEGEDAGKIQSIGARYAHGEISLEYAADMGCRTCASPGGGCQFLGTAATSQVVGEAFGLSLPHSALAPSGQPIWTDMARRSARALMRLEAEGLTVRKILTEDALENAMTVHAAFGGSTNLLLHIPAVAHAAGLRRPTIEDWVRINRRTPRLVDVLPNGPTGYPTVIAFLAGGVPEVMLHLREAGLLNEKVRTAAGSTLGEILDWWQTSERRRLVRARLKQVDGIDPDEVIMSPERARNRGLTSTVTFPRGNLAPEGAVIKSTAIDPTVVDPDGVYRKTGPARVFTRERDAIAAIKSRNEDRIKPGDVLILICRGPMGAGMEETYQITAALRHLSFGKHVAVVTDARFSGISTGACIGHVGPEALAGGPIGKVLDGDLVEIVIDRNALTGSINLVGNETGVFGVEEGTRQLAARPPRPDLAVDPNLPDDTRLWAALQQAGGGAWGGCVYDVDEIVHRMRHGGMAGVLESSQKTAEPQKQSKPKAKAGKSGK; from the coding sequence ATGAAACCCCCGTCCCTGCTGTCCTTCGAAGCCGTCGTCGGCCATTCCGATCCGGATATCTACGACATCAGGTCCAGTGCGCCCGGCCCGGAGGGCAGCCTGCCGCTCACCGACGACATGCTGAGGGAAAGCCCCAGCGGCGACCTGTTCGCCCTGTCCCAGAACGTGGGCATGGGATGGAGTCCCAACGCGCTGAACCGGCGGCAGTATCTGATCCTCAGCACCCAGGGGGGAATCCGCGCATCCGACGGAACGCCGGTCGCCCTGGGCTACCATACCGGCCATTGGGAGGTCGGGCTGCTCATGCAGGCGGCGGCCGAGGAGCTGACCGCCCTGGGCGGCATCCCCTTCGGCGGCTACTGCACCGATCCCTGCGACGGCCGCACGCAGGGCACGCCCGGCATGATGGACAGCCTCCCATACCGGAACGACGCGGCCATAGTCTTCCGCCGGCTGATCCGGTCTTTGCCTACGCGCCGGGGCGTGATCGGCGTGGCGACGTGCGACAAGGGCCTGCCCGCCATGATGATCGCGCTGGCGGCGACCCACGACCTGCCCTGCGTGCTGGTGCCGGGGGGTGTCACGCTGCCGGCGGAGGAGGGCGAGGATGCGGGCAAGATCCAATCCATCGGCGCCCGGTACGCCCACGGCGAAATCTCGCTGGAATACGCGGCGGACATGGGCTGCCGCACCTGCGCGTCGCCGGGGGGCGGTTGCCAGTTCCTGGGCACGGCGGCCACCTCGCAGGTCGTGGGTGAAGCCTTCGGACTTTCCCTGCCCCACAGCGCGCTGGCGCCGTCCGGCCAGCCCATCTGGACCGACATGGCCCGGCGTTCGGCCCGGGCGCTTATGCGGCTTGAAGCCGAGGGGCTGACCGTCCGGAAGATCCTGACCGAAGACGCGCTCGAGAACGCCATGACGGTCCATGCCGCCTTCGGAGGTTCGACCAACCTGCTGCTGCACATCCCCGCGGTCGCCCATGCCGCCGGGTTGCGCCGTCCCACGATAGAGGACTGGGTCAGGATAAACCGGCGAACCCCGCGGCTGGTGGACGTATTGCCGAACGGCCCGACGGGTTATCCCACGGTGATCGCCTTCCTTGCCGGGGGCGTGCCGGAAGTGATGCTGCACCTCCGCGAAGCGGGCCTGTTGAACGAAAAGGTGCGCACCGCGGCCGGGTCTACCCTGGGCGAAATCCTGGACTGGTGGCAAACATCCGAAAGACGGAGGCTGGTTCGAGCGCGATTGAAGCAGGTCGACGGAATCGATCCGGATGAGGTGATCATGTCGCCCGAACGGGCGCGGAACCGGGGACTGACGAGCACGGTAACGTTTCCCAGGGGCAATCTCGCGCCCGAAGGCGCCGTGATCAAGAGCACGGCGATCGACCCGACCGTGGTCGATCCGGACGGGGTATACCGAAAAACGGGGCCCGCGCGGGTCTTCACCCGGGAACGGGACGCCATCGCCGCCATCAAGAGCCGGAACGAGGACCGGATCAAGCCCGGTGACGTGCTGATCCTCATCTGCCGCGGCCCCATGGGCGCCGGGATGGAGGAGACGTACCAGATCACTGCCGCGCTGAGACACCTGTCCTTCGGCAAGCACGTCGCCGTGGTGACCGACGCCCGCTTTTCCGGCATTTCAACCGGTGCCTGCATAGGGCACGTCGGCCCCGAGGCCCTGGCAGGAGGCCCCATCGGCAAGGTGCTCGACGGCGACCTGGTCGAGATCGTCATAGACCGGAACGCCCTGACGGGTTCCATCAACCTGGTCGGAAACGAAACCGGCGTCTTCGGCGTCGAGGAGGGCACCAGGCAGCTCGCCGCGCGTCCGCCGCGACCCGATCTGGCGGTCGACCCGAACCTGCCTGACGACACGCGTCTCTGGGCCGCCC
- a CDS encoding mannonate dehydratase: MKLAVNGRMDAGHLAFARQLGVTDVVNGLPDCDLAKGYYSFHDLSLQKARIEDAGLTWSVLEGVPPEWCDKIKLGLPGRDEQIEHWCRTLENMGAVGIPVLGYFFSLRNVGGNYGLRTSKSTRSRGGAVVTSFDYEQIKGAKQDYWKPPVPRDLELSDEDMWSNITYFLEAAIPVAEKAGVRMSLHPDDPPISPIGGIARVFRSHEALRRFVEIVPSDCNGLGFCQGTVSEMPGDVLDAIRYFGQWNKINYVHFRFVSGPVPAFSETFIDQGHVDPMESLMAYEESGVDCPMIDDHVPRLAIDPDERHHPSRAYALGYMKALLDNVGRCRGAGA, encoded by the coding sequence ATGAAGCTGGCAGTCAACGGCAGGATGGACGCCGGGCACCTGGCCTTCGCCCGGCAACTGGGGGTGACGGACGTCGTAAACGGGCTGCCGGATTGCGACCTTGCAAAAGGCTATTACAGTTTTCATGATCTGTCGCTCCAAAAGGCGCGCATCGAAGACGCCGGGTTGACCTGGTCGGTGCTCGAGGGCGTTCCGCCCGAGTGGTGCGACAAGATCAAGCTGGGGCTGCCGGGGCGCGACGAGCAGATCGAGCACTGGTGCAGGACGCTGGAGAACATGGGTGCCGTGGGTATCCCCGTTCTGGGATATTTCTTCAGCCTGCGCAACGTGGGCGGCAACTACGGACTGCGCACGTCGAAATCGACCCGGAGCCGGGGCGGCGCGGTCGTCACCAGTTTCGACTACGAACAGATCAAGGGGGCTAAGCAGGATTACTGGAAACCGCCTGTTCCCCGGGACCTGGAATTGTCCGACGAAGACATGTGGAGCAACATCACCTATTTCCTGGAGGCGGCGATACCGGTGGCCGAAAAGGCCGGCGTGCGCATGAGCCTGCATCCCGACGATCCGCCCATTTCGCCCATCGGCGGAATCGCCCGTGTCTTCCGCAGCCACGAAGCGCTGAGGCGGTTCGTCGAAATCGTCCCCAGCGACTGCAACGGACTGGGCTTCTGCCAGGGGACCGTTTCGGAAATGCCGGGCGACGTGCTCGACGCCATCCGGTACTTCGGTCAGTGGAATAAGATCAACTACGTCCACTTCCGGTTCGTCTCGGGGCCTGTTCCCGCGTTTTCGGAGACCTTCATCGATCAGGGCCACGTGGATCCCATGGAATCCCTGATGGCCTATGAGGAATCCGGCGTGGACTGTCCCATGATTGACGATCACGTCCCACGGCTCGCCATAGATCCCGATGAACGGCATCATCCTTCCAGGGCCTACGCGCTGGGCTACATGAAAGCGCTCCTGGATAACGTCGGTCGATGCCGGGGAGCGGGAGCGTGA
- a CDS encoding helix-hairpin-helix domain-containing protein, which yields MNTFKQPGSALLASLVAFLVAAGGCGGSEVAEQAGTTETATPAVSSAAVVVNPNLAGSDELAMLPGMTAELADMVLEARPYPGMTELDALISAHMSREDAAALYARMFIPLNLNTAIDEEIRLVPGVGDRMVHEFKEYRPYLAIAQWRREMGKYVDDAEVARMEQYVYVPIDLNTATDEEILAIPGVGDRMAHEFKEYRPYSSMDQFRREIGKYVDDGEVSRLERYVEIRSQEP from the coding sequence ATGAATACCTTCAAGCAACCAGGGTCCGCGCTGCTGGCATCGCTCGTTGCCTTCCTCGTTGCGGCCGGCGGATGCGGCGGCTCCGAAGTAGCCGAGCAGGCTGGCACCACCGAGACCGCAACACCGGCCGTATCGTCGGCGGCGGTGGTCGTCAATCCGAACCTCGCCGGAAGCGACGAACTCGCCATGCTGCCGGGCATGACCGCGGAACTCGCCGACATGGTGCTGGAAGCACGGCCTTATCCGGGCATGACCGAACTGGACGCGCTCATTTCAGCGCATATGAGCCGGGAGGATGCGGCCGCGCTCTACGCCCGAATGTTTATACCTTTGAACCTGAATACGGCCATTGATGAAGAAATCCGCCTGGTACCGGGTGTAGGCGACCGCATGGTCCATGAGTTCAAGGAATACCGCCCCTATCTCGCCATCGCCCAGTGGCGACGGGAAATGGGCAAGTACGTGGACGACGCAGAGGTGGCGCGCATGGAGCAGTACGTATATGTTCCCATCGATCTGAATACGGCCACCGACGAGGAGATACTCGCCATCCCCGGAGTCGGCGACCGCATGGCCCATGAATTCAAGGAATACCGCCCCTATTCCAGCATGGATCAGTTTCGTCGGGAAATCGGCAAGTACGTGGATGACGGCGAAGTGTCTCGACTGGAAAGGTATGTAGAGATTCGAAGCCAGGAGCCGTAG
- a CDS encoding SOS response-associated peptidase, whose amino-acid sequence MCGRLFQSLAEQQIFTLYTLPDSTQRLDPEPRYNGAPTQEFVVCRLDVHGTRSVALLRWGLVPSWARDARIGARLINARAETVHQKPAFRSAFRSRRCLIPANGWFEWRRTGRSGQGGRTGGGKQPFFLALEDGSPASFAALWEQWSRDGQHLETFTIVTTVASPALSDIHDRQPVVVDPDDFADWLAPGTPMETLQEIIRTPHDGPYEIRPVSNRVNRVSNDTPDILAPLVKNTLF is encoded by the coding sequence ATGTGCGGACGCCTCTTCCAAAGCCTGGCCGAGCAACAGATATTTACGTTGTATACCTTGCCTGATTCGACTCAACGCCTCGATCCGGAGCCCAGATACAACGGCGCGCCGACGCAGGAATTCGTGGTCTGCCGTCTCGACGTACATGGAACGAGATCCGTGGCCTTGCTCCGCTGGGGACTGGTTCCGTCCTGGGCCAGGGACGCCAGGATAGGGGCACGGCTCATCAACGCCAGGGCCGAGACCGTTCACCAGAAGCCCGCCTTCCGTTCGGCGTTCCGGTCGCGCCGGTGCCTCATCCCGGCCAACGGATGGTTCGAGTGGCGCCGGACCGGGCGGTCCGGGCAGGGCGGGCGGACCGGGGGCGGCAAGCAACCCTTTTTTCTGGCACTCGAAGACGGTTCACCGGCCTCCTTTGCCGCGCTGTGGGAGCAGTGGAGCCGGGACGGTCAGCATCTCGAGACGTTCACTATCGTAACGACCGTTGCCTCCCCCGCGCTTTCCGATATCCACGACCGGCAGCCCGTGGTGGTCGATCCCGACGACTTCGCCGACTGGCTCGCCCCCGGAACGCCTATGGAGACACTTCAGGAAATCATACGGACGCCCCATGACGGCCCTTATGAAATCCGGCCCGTCAGCAACCGGGTAAACCGGGTGTCCAACGACACGCCGGATATCCTCGCACCTCTGGTGAAGAATACGCTGTTCTGA
- a CDS encoding SulP family inorganic anion transporter, whose protein sequence is MNYDLDTTFRGDLFGGITSAIVGLPVALAFGVASGMGAAAGLYGAIGVGFFAAVFGGTRSQISGPTAPMTVVMAVIIAEHAGSITDALTVVIMGGLLQILLGTLRFGRFVAYTPHVVISGFMSGIGLIVMLIQALPFIGAPAAPGGAVGTIRALSDALGDVNYSAFAIALTTLAVGVLWPRWLSKLLPGTLVALVAGTTLSVLWLSDVPVIGAIPTGLPEIVLIAPTAAFVLHAIEPALILALLGSVDSLLTSLIADSLTGTRHNADKELVGQGIGNVVAGLIGGLPGAGATMGTVTNIRAGGTTRLSGALRAIILLVLLMGLGWVVEPIPTPYSRAY, encoded by the coding sequence TTGAACTACGATCTGGACACCACCTTCCGCGGTGATCTGTTTGGCGGGATTACTTCCGCGATAGTGGGTCTGCCGGTTGCGCTCGCCTTCGGCGTCGCGTCGGGCATGGGCGCGGCAGCCGGTCTGTACGGGGCGATCGGCGTAGGCTTTTTCGCCGCCGTGTTCGGGGGCACGCGCTCCCAGATATCCGGCCCCACGGCACCCATGACCGTGGTCATGGCGGTCATCATCGCGGAACACGCGGGTTCGATCACCGATGCCCTCACCGTCGTGATCATGGGCGGCCTGTTGCAGATCCTGCTGGGCACGTTGCGATTCGGACGATTCGTGGCTTACACGCCCCACGTGGTGATCTCCGGTTTCATGTCCGGCATCGGGCTCATCGTCATGCTGATCCAGGCGCTGCCCTTCATCGGGGCGCCTGCCGCGCCCGGAGGCGCCGTGGGGACCATTCGCGCACTGTCGGATGCCCTCGGCGACGTAAACTACAGCGCCTTTGCGATCGCCCTCACTACGCTTGCCGTCGGCGTGCTCTGGCCCAGGTGGCTTTCGAAACTGCTGCCCGGCACCCTGGTCGCCCTGGTCGCCGGTACGACGCTAAGCGTGCTCTGGCTGTCCGACGTGCCGGTGATCGGGGCCATACCCACCGGGTTGCCGGAGATCGTATTGATAGCGCCAACCGCCGCCTTCGTTCTCCATGCCATCGAACCCGCGCTCATCCTCGCATTGCTTGGTTCCGTGGACAGCCTGCTCACCTCCCTGATCGCCGACTCTCTCACGGGTACGCGACACAACGCGGACAAGGAACTGGTGGGACAGGGGATTGGCAATGTAGTAGCCGGACTGATTGGCGGGCTTCCCGGCGCCGGCGCCACCATGGGCACGGTGACCAACATACGGGCAGGCGGCACCACGCGATTGTCCGGCGCGCTGCGAGCCATCATCCTGTTGGTATTGCTCATGGGGCTGGGCTGGGTCGTCGAACCGATCCCCACGCCGTACTCGCGGGCATATTGA
- a CDS encoding STAS domain-containing protein, with the protein MKVGWDIVDWRILTRIHRLHREHLFILLLTLGLTVFVDLITAVAIGLIVAGMAHARKLENLELDSVVSVPLLDRQFFSHDDNADTMDQFMARVGLVALRGSFTVASSKKLVGVISEDIKDHDIVIFDFSGATYIDDSAAMVVEQLMDVATSEDTAFIVMSLSGSVEETLSALGIIQRVPEAHIVNTLDEAREVAREMLGT; encoded by the coding sequence ATGAAGGTAGGCTGGGACATCGTCGACTGGCGGATCCTGACGCGGATTCACCGCCTGCACAGGGAACACCTTTTCATCCTGTTGCTCACCCTGGGGCTGACCGTCTTTGTCGACCTGATCACCGCGGTAGCGATAGGACTGATCGTCGCAGGCATGGCCCACGCCCGGAAACTGGAGAATCTGGAACTCGACAGCGTGGTTTCCGTACCATTGCTGGACCGCCAGTTCTTCTCACATGATGATAACGCGGACACCATGGATCAGTTCATGGCCCGGGTCGGCCTGGTTGCGCTCAGGGGAAGTTTCACCGTCGCTTCGTCCAAGAAACTGGTAGGGGTGATCAGCGAGGATATCAAGGATCACGACATCGTCATTTTCGACTTCTCCGGCGCCACGTACATTGATGACAGTGCGGCCATGGTCGTGGAACAGCTCATGGATGTCGCCACGAGCGAAGACACGGCGTTCATCGTCATGTCGCTCTCGGGATCCGTCGAGGAGACCCTTTCCGCACTCGGTATCATCCAGCGCGTACCGGAAGCACACATCGTGAACACGCTGGATGAAGCACGCGAAGTCGCCAGGGAAATGCTCGGGACGTAA